One genomic window of Cololabis saira isolate AMF1-May2022 chromosome 3, fColSai1.1, whole genome shotgun sequence includes the following:
- the selenbp1 gene encoding methanethiol oxidase → MASCSGCGPGYRTPLDAMKGPREQIVYLPCIYRSTGIQQPDYLATVDVDPKSPKFCQVIHRLPMPNLRDELHHSGWNACSSCYGDRTRTRDRLILPSLISSRIYVIDTGTDPREPRIHKMVEPVDLFWKAGLANPHTSHCLGNGQIMISCMGDPEGNGRGGFVLLDGETFEVVGNWEHPGEAAPFGYDFWYQPRHNVMISTEWGAPKALVDGFDPKHVKEGLYGTSLHIWDWTSHRKLQTLHLGDDGAIPLEVRFLHDPDATEGYVGCALKGCVFRFYKTPKGDWAAEKVITVPSKKVQGWKLPEMPSLITDILISLDDRFLYFSNWLHGDIRQYDITDRRNPRLAGQVFLGGSLVNDGPVKVLEDPENEDQPGPRIIQGRRVSGGPQMLQLSLDGRRLYVTTSLFSGWDKAFYPEMLSDGSVMMQIDVDSANGGLSLNQDFLVDFGKEPHGPALAHELRYPGGDCTSDIWI, encoded by the exons CCAGCTGTTCAGGATGTGGACCCGGGTACCGGACCCCGCTGGACGCGATGAAAG GTCCGAGGGAGCAGATCGTCTACCTGCCCTGCATTTACCGCAGCACCGGGATCCAGCAGCCCGACTACCTGGCCACGGTGGACGTGGACCCCAAATCCCCCAAGTTCTGCCAG GTGATCCACCGGCTCCCGATGCCGAACCTGCGTGACGAGCTTCACCACTCGGGCTGGAACGCTTGTAGCAGCTGCTACGGGGACCGGACCAGAACCCGGGACCGGCTGATCCTGCCGTCCCTCATCTCCTCCAGGATCTACGTCATCGACACGGGGACGGATCCCAGGGAGCCCCGGATCCAcaag atGGTGGAGCCCGTGGACCTGTTCTGGAAGGCCGGCCTGGCTAACCCTCACACCAGCCACTGCCTGGGGAACGGCCAGATCATGATCAGCTGCATGGGCGACCCGGAGGGGAACGGGAGAG GCGGGTTCGTCCTGCTGGACGGCGAGACGTTCGAGGTCGTCGGGAACTGGGAACATCCGGGGGAAGCGGCTCCGTTCGGCTACGACTTCTGGTACCAACCGCGGCACAACGTGATGATCAGCACCGAGTGGGGGGCGCCGAAGGCCCTGGTGGACGGGTTTGACCCCAAACACGTTAAAGAAG GTCTGTACGGGACGTCCCTGCACATCTGGGACTGGACGTCCCACCGGaagctgcagacgctgcacctGGGGGACGACGGTGCGATTCCCCTGGAGGTTCGGTTCTTGCACGACCCGGACGCCACCGAGGGCTACGTGGGCTGCGCCCTGAAGGGCTGCGTGTTCCGGTTCTACAAGACCCCG aaAGGAGACTGGGCAGCAGAGAAAGTCATCACGGTTCCCAGTAAGAAGGTCCAGGGATGGAAACTACCGGAGATGCCCA GTCTCATCACAGACATCCTGATCTCGTTGGACGACCGGTTCCTTTATTTCAGTAACTGGCTGCACGGAGACATCAGGCAGTATGACATCACAGACCGCAGGAACCCCCGGCTGGCGGGACAG GTTTTCCTGGGGGGAAGTCTCGTCAACGATGGACCCGTGAAGGTTCTGGAGGATCCGGAGAACGAGGACCAGCCGGGACCCAGAATCATCCAG GGACGGCGTGTCTCCGGAGGTCCTCAGATGCTGCAGCTCAGTCTGGACGGACGGAGACTCTACGTGACGACGTCTCTGTTCAGTGGCTGGGACAAAGCCTTCTACCCGGAGATGCTCAG TGACGGCTCGGTGATGATGCAGATCGACGTGGACTCGGCTAACGGGGGTCTGTCCCTGAACCAGGACTTCCTGGTCGACTTCGGGAAAGAGCCGCACGGGCCGGCGTTAGCCCACGAGCTACGCTACCCGGGGGGGGACTGCACCTCCGACATCTGGATCTGa